The following is a genomic window from Sulfitobacter pontiacus.
GGCGGATGTAGCAGACGGACCCGCATCCCGCAACACAGTATAGTGAGGTTGCCACAGGAAAGCGCCCCTTATTCTTAGCGCAATGCACCCCTGCGACGCTTTGACCTGATCAACCTGCCTAAAAATCAATAGACATCCGGCAATTTCGGGTGTGGCAGCGATTCTTGCCGCCGTGGCGCGGGGGTCACATAGGCTGCGGCAGGACCGCCTGAACGGCCGAAGGCGTCACCGCGCCGACCCCTTCCAGAACGCGGATCGACCGGCGCGCTGGCGTGCGTGCAACCTTGCCCTTGGGCGGGTACACCAGCTTGGTCACCTCGACCATAAACGCCCCGCCCGCCATGATCGTCGGCATGTGCCGCCCGACCTTTTCAAACAGCGGCCCCGCGCGCCGGAACGTCCGTCTGGTCGAGGGCATCAGATACAGCGCACCCAACTGGCGCTCTGGCAGGAACTGGTGTTTGCGCAGTTGCGTTTCGAGCTGCCCCAGCGAATAGGGCCGCCCATATCCGAAGGGCGTGATATCGCTACGCGCCCAGAACCCTGCACGGTTGGGCACGATGAACAGCGCCCTGCCCCCCGGCCCCAACACGCGCCAGCATTCCTCCAGCAGGTCGCCCTGCCGGTCAGACGTTTCAAGCCCGTGCATCAGAACCAGCCGGTCGACATGTCCGGTTTCGATCGGCCAAAGCGTTTCTTCGGTCAGCACAGAGGTATTGGGCATGCCCGCAGGCCAAGGCATGACCCCCTGCGGCCCCGGCATCAGCGTCATCACCCGCCGCGCATCCGCCAGATAGGGGCGCAGCAAGGGGGCAGCGAAACCAAAGCCCACAACGGTCTGCCCCTTGGCCTCGGGCCAAAGCTCAAGCATGCGGGTACGCAAGGAATGCTGCGCCGCGCGGCCAAGGGCACTGCGATAGTAAAAGTTGCGCAGGTCTTGGACATCAAGGTGCATGGACAAAGGGCCTTGTTGGGTGGATCGCCCCGACCCTAGACCAAAGCCACGCGCCGCAAAAGAGCGGACTGCGCGAAACCCGTTTGCAGCACCGCCCCGCCCGCGCTAGCGTGGTGATCCGCACCCCGAAACCCCGACCGGAGCCGCTGCTATGTCCTTTGATCTTGTGACCATCCCCTGCCTGTCCGACAACTACGCCTTCCTGCTACGCGATCAGACCAGCGGCAAGGTCGCCTTGATCGACGTGCCCGAGGCCGCGCCGATCGCTGCCAAGCTGGACGAGCTGGGCTGGACGCTGACAGAAATCTGGCTGACCCATCACCACCCCGACCACATTCAGGGCGTGCCCGCGCTGATTGCCGACCACCCTGCCCGCGTGATCGGTGCCAAGGCTGATGCCGAACGCCTGCCCCCGCTGGACGCGGCCTATGACGACGGGCAATCCTTCAGCTTCGGCGCGCATACGGTCGATGTGATCGACGTGTCGGGCCATACGGTCGGACATATCGCCTTTCACGTCCCCGCGGCCAAATGCGTCTTTACCGCCGACAGCCTGATGGCGCTTGGTTGCGGTCGCCTGTTCGAAGGCACGCCCGCGCAGATGTGGGACAGCCTGCAAAAGCTGATGCGCCTGCCCGCCGATACCACCGTATGTTCGGGTCACGAATACACGCAGTCGAACGCAAAA
Proteins encoded in this region:
- a CDS encoding methyltransferase domain-containing protein; the encoded protein is MHLDVQDLRNFYYRSALGRAAQHSLRTRMLELWPEAKGQTVVGFGFAAPLLRPYLADARRVMTLMPGPQGVMPWPAGMPNTSVLTEETLWPIETGHVDRLVLMHGLETSDRQGDLLEECWRVLGPGGRALFIVPNRAGFWARSDITPFGYGRPYSLGQLETQLRKHQFLPERQLGALYLMPSTRRTFRRAGPLFEKVGRHMPTIMAGGAFMVEVTKLVYPPKGKVARTPARRSIRVLEGVGAVTPSAVQAVLPQPM
- the gloB gene encoding hydroxyacylglutathione hydrolase, giving the protein MSFDLVTIPCLSDNYAFLLRDQTSGKVALIDVPEAAPIAAKLDELGWTLTEIWLTHHHPDHIQGVPALIADHPARVIGAKADAERLPPLDAAYDDGQSFSFGAHTVDVIDVSGHTVGHIAFHVPAAKCVFTADSLMALGCGRLFEGTPAQMWDSLQKLMRLPADTTVCSGHEYTQSNAKFALTVDPENTALISRAREIDQARADGEPTVPSTLSTELETNPFLRPSDPGIRAQLGMVNATDTDVFAEIRARKDRF